One Gossypium hirsutum isolate 1008001.06 chromosome A11, Gossypium_hirsutum_v2.1, whole genome shotgun sequence genomic window carries:
- the LOC107924270 gene encoding probable mitochondrial-processing peptidase subunit beta, mitochondrial: MTIKQLLSLARRLSKPSSSFNISRSSSSAASRLAAAATSDSTEISPPPPTAMIYDRLSLSFKSKLQKLENPDPRFLKYGSPHPAVVSHTHILSSPETKITTLPNGLRVATESTLSSRTATVGVWIDAGSRFETEETNGTAHFLEHMIFKGTERRSARDLEEEIENMGGHLNAYTSREQTTYYAKVMDKDVFKALDILADILQNSKFEEHRIRRERDVILREMEEVEGQTEEVIFDHLHSTAFQYTPLGRTILGSADNVKTITKGHLLNYIQTHYTAPRMVIAASGAVKHEEIVEQVEKLFTKLSSDPTTASQLVVKEPATFTGSEVRMINDDIPLAQFAVAFEGASWTDPDSIALMVMQAMLGSWSKNAGGGKHMGSELAQRVGINEIAESMMAFNTNYKDTGLFGVYAVAKPDCLDDLAYAIMYETTQLAYRVSEADVIRARNQLKSSLMLHMDGTSPVAEDIGRQLLTYGRRIPFAELFARIDAVDPSTIKRVADRFIYDKDIAIAAMGPVQGLPDYNWFRRRTYWNRY; the protein is encoded by the exons ATGACGATCAAGCAGCTTCTCTCTCTAGCTCGGCGTTTAAGCAAGCCTTCCTCTTCTTTCAACATATCCCGATCGTCTTCCTCCGCCGCATCTCGTCTGGCCGCCGCTGCCACTTCGGATTCTACTGAAATCAGCCCTCCTCCACCAACAGCCATGATCTACGACAGATTATCCCTCTCCTTTAAATCAAAGCTCCAAAAACTCGAAAACCCTGATCCCCGTTTCCTCAAATACGGTTCCCCTCATCCAGCTGTTGTTTCCCACACGCACATACTATCTTCCCCCGAAACCAAAATTACAACTTTGCCCAATGGCCTTCGTGTCGCCACTGAATCTACTCTATCTTCCCGCACGGCCACGGTTGGGGTCTGGATCGATGCGGGGTCGAGATTTGAGACTGAAGAGACTAATGGAACGGCGCACTTCTTGGAGCATATGATATTTAAAGGGACAGAGAGGAGGTCTGCCAGGGACTTGGAGGAAGAGATTGAGAATATGGGAGGGCATTTGAATGCTTATACATCGAGGGAGCAAACCACTTATTACGCTAAAGTTATGGATAAAGATGTATTTAAAGCGTTGGATATATTGGCTGATATTTTGCAGAATTCGAAGTTTGAGGAACACAGGATTCGTAGGGAAAGAGATGTGATTCTAAGGGAAATGGAAGAG GTCGAGGGTCAAACAGAGGAAGTTATTTTTGACCATTTGCATTCAACTGCTTTCCAATACACTCCTCTTGGTAGAACTATTCTAGGATCTGCTGATAATGTCAAGACAATCACCAAAGGGCATCTGCTGAACTATATTCAGACACACTACACCGCCCCTAGAATG GTCATTGCAGCTTCTGGAGCTGTTAAGCATGAGGAAATTGTAGAGCAAGTAGAGAAGTTATTTACCAAGTTATCATCTGATCCAACCACAGCTTCTCAGTTAGTAGTGAAAGAACCAGCCACTTTTACTGGTTCTGAG gTCAGAATGATCAATGATGATATTCCTCTAGCGCAATTTGCAGTTGCTTTTGAGGGAGCATCTTGGACAGATCCAGATTCCATTGCACTAATGGTTATGCAGGCTATGTTGGGTTCTTGGAGCAAAAATGCTGGGGGTGGAAAGCACATGGG TTCTGAGCTTGCACAAAGAGTTGGCATTAATGAAATTGCAGAAAGCATGATGGCTTTCAACACCAACTATAAAGATACTGGTCTTTTTGGTGTCTATGCTGTTGCCAAG CCTGATTGTTTGGATGATTTGGCCTATGCTATTATGTATGAGACAACCCAGCTAGCTTATCGTGTTTCAGAAGCTGATGTCATTCGTGCTCGTAATCAG TTAAAGTCATCCTTGATGCTTCATATGGATGGAACTAGTCCTGTTGCTGAGGATATTGGCCGTCAG CTACTTACGTACGGTCGGAGAATCCCATTTGCTGAATTATTTGCTAGGATTGATGCTGTTGATCCAAGCACTATTAAACGAGTTGCAGACCGATTTATCTATGATAAG GATATTGCAATTGCTGCAATGGGTCCGGTCCAGGGTTTGCCCGACTACAACTGGTTCAGACGCAGGACCTACTGGAACCGTTATTAG